Genomic segment of Truepera radiovictrix DSM 17093:
ACGTAATTGAGAGCGGTCACCTCCATCGCCGTGGCGATCATCGACGGGGGATAGGTGACGTTGACGGGGACGAGCTCGTCACCCTCCATCACGCGCTGGATGACCTCCTTTTTACCCGCGCCGCCCACGATAAACTTGATCTGCTCGGCGCGCCCGGCTTGCTCTACGGCGGCGAGCACCCCCTCTAACATGTCGTCGTCAGAGGCCCAGACGGCGTCGATGTCGGGGAAGCGGGTTAAAAAGTCCTGCATCACCTCGAAGGCGGTGTCGCGGTTCCAGTTGCCGTGCCGAGCGTCGAGGACGTTGATCCCCGAGCCCTCCAGGGCCGCGTTAAAGGCGTCGACGCGCTGGGTGTCGATGACCACCGGCAGGCCGCGCAGGATGACGATGTTGTCGCCCGGCTCCAGGTTCTCGACGAAGTACTCCCCGGCGACGCGCCCGAACGCCTCGTTGTCCCCCGCGACGTAGAGGTCTTGAATGCTGGGATCGGCGAGCCCGCGGTCGACGACCGTGATAAAGACCCCCTGCTCTTTCACTTGGGCGACCGGTTGGGTGAGCGGGTCGGACTCAAACGGGAGCACCACGAGCGCGTCGATCTGGTGGATGGCCAAAAGGTCCTGCAGGTCGTTGGCCTGTTCGCTGGGGTCGGCGGCGGTGTTGATGACGAAGGTGAGGTTGGGGTAGGTCTCCTGCAGGCGCCGAGCGGCCTGCTCGGCCCAGTAGTTGACGCCGCCCGTCCAACCGTGGGTGGCGGCGGGGATGGAGACGCCGATGGTGACGCGTTCCGGTTCGTCCTGCGCGCCCGCTAAAGGCAGTGCGAGGAGCAAACCGAGGAGGGCGAGGCGGCGCTTGTGCGTGGCGTGTTTCATAGCATACACCTTTCGTGCCTCGAGGCAGGGGTAGGGAGCGGATAAACGGCGTCCGGCGTGCTGAGACGTGGCGCACTTACCATTTACATGGTGCACCCCCGCAGAGCGCGCGGCGCTAACAGCTCGGGGCACCGGCGAGCGCTAGCGCTCATCGCCTCGGCTCCGCTGCAGCAGCACCGCCGCGATGATGATGAGGCCCTGCACGGCGCCGTTGAGGTACTCGCTGATAAAGCCGGTCAAGTTGAGGACGTTGCCGATGGTCGAGAGCATCACCGCACCGACCACCGTGCCCCAGACGTGCCCCGAGCCGCCGCGCAGCGCCGTGCCGCCGATGATCACCGCGGCGATCGCCTCGAGCTCCCACAGCACCCCCGTGCTCGCCGAGGCGGAGCCGAGGCGCGGCACGTAGATAATGGTCGCGACCGACACGCAGAGCCCTTGGAGCACGTAGGTCAACGTCTGCACGCGGTCGACGTCGATGGCCGAGTAGCGCGCGACCCGCTCGTTCGAGCCGATGGCGTAGCAGTAGCGCCCGAAGCGGGTGCGGTGCAAGAGGACGCTGCCCAAAACGGCCACGGCGGCAAACACCAACACGGGGTAGGGGACACCCAAGAGCGACCCCGTGTAGACCGGGCCGTACACCCCGCGCACGCCGAAGTCGAGTGACAGCGTGCCGCCGTCGGCCAGGTAGGTCACGAGCGAGCGAAAGATCCCCAGCGTTCCCAAGGTGACGATAAAGGCGGCGATCTTGCCCCGCGTGATAATCAGCCCGTTGAGGAGGCCCGCGAAAAGGCCCAAGAGCAGCGAGACCCCGATCCCCAAAAGCACCGTCACGACCCCCGCGCCAAAGGTCGCGACGGCGCTATTCATGGCGATGATCATGACCCCCGCGATAAAGGCCGCCATCGAACCGACCGAGAGGTCGAGCCCGCCGGAGATGATGACGAAGGTCGCGCCGACCGCGATGATCCCGATAAAAGCGCTTCGGGTAAGGACGTTAAAGAGGTTTGTGGGCGACAAGAACACGGGGTTGATGAGCGCCCCCGCGACAAAGAGCGCCACGAGACCGATAAGGGGTCCCAAGGCGCGGAGGTCGAAGCGGGGGGCGCGCGGCGCGGCGCGGAGGGGTGCACTCATGCGGCTCGTCCTTTCGGGGAGGGTCGGTCTCGCGGCGCCGCGTCGGGGGGTGCCGCGTCGGGGGCGCGCTTCAGGCCGGTGGCGTAGCGGACGATCTCGTTTTCGTTCACCGCTTCCCCAGCGAGGGTGCCCGTCACGACGCCCGAACGCATCACCACGACGCGGTGCGCGAGGCCGACGAGCTCGGGCAGCTCGGACGAGATGAGGATGCACGAGCGCCCCTCTTGCAGCAGCTGCTGGATGAAAAAGTAGATCTGCCGCTTTGTCCCGATGTCGATCCCCCGCGTCGGTTCGTCGAGGATCAAGATCTCCGGGTCGGTCTCCATGACCTTGGCCAACACGAGCTTCTGCTGGTTGCCGCCGGAGAGCGCGCCCGCTTTAACAAAGAGGCTCGGGGCGCGGATGTCAAAGGTGCGCACGGCCCTCGTAAGCGCCTCTTGCTCGCGTCTGGGGTCGAGCAAGGGGTGGGCGTAACGCTTAAGCGACAAGAGCGTCAGGTTGGGGCGCAGCGGCAGTTCGGTCAGGAGCCCCTTGCCCTTGCGGTCCTCGCTGACGTAAGCGACGCGCGCCGCGACGGCGTCGCGCAGGCTGCGGATGCGTAGCGGGCGGCCGTTGCGCGTCAGGGTGCCCGTCATCGGCCTCAGCCCCAAGATGCCCTCGAAGAGCTCCGTGCGCCCCGCCCCGACGAGGCCCGCAAAGCCGAGCACCTCGCCGCGCCGGAGCTCGAACGTCACCCCGCGCGCCCACCCCGGAACCGAGACGTCTTTGGCGGCGAAGACGACCTCGG
This window contains:
- a CDS encoding substrate-binding domain-containing protein; this translates as MKHATHKRRLALLGLLLALPLAGAQDEPERVTIGVSIPAATHGWTGGVNYWAEQAARRLQETYPNLTFVINTAADPSEQANDLQDLLAIHQIDALVVLPFESDPLTQPVAQVKEQGVFITVVDRGLADPSIQDLYVAGDNEAFGRVAGEYFVENLEPGDNIVILRGLPVVIDTQRVDAFNAALEGSGINVLDARHGNWNRDTAFEVMQDFLTRFPDIDAVWASDDDMLEGVLAAVEQAGRAEQIKFIVGGAGKKEVIQRVMEGDELVPVNVTYPPSMIATAMEVTALNYVGGGVPIVGEYLLTSELVTQENAEQFYFPDSPF
- a CDS encoding ABC transporter permease — translated: MSAPLRAAPRAPRFDLRALGPLIGLVALFVAGALINPVFLSPTNLFNVLTRSAFIGIIAVGATFVIISGGLDLSVGSMAAFIAGVMIIAMNSAVATFGAGVVTVLLGIGVSLLLGLFAGLLNGLIITRGKIAAFIVTLGTLGIFRSLVTYLADGGTLSLDFGVRGVYGPVYTGSLLGVPYPVLVFAAVAVLGSVLLHRTRFGRYCYAIGSNERVARYSAIDVDRVQTLTYVLQGLCVSVATIIYVPRLGSASASTGVLWELEAIAAVIIGGTALRGGSGHVWGTVVGAVMLSTIGNVLNLTGFISEYLNGAVQGLIIIAAVLLQRSRGDER
- a CDS encoding sugar ABC transporter ATP-binding protein produces the protein MSPPPALSAQHLTRDFGSVRVLDGVSLELLPGEVHAVVGENGAGKSTLMKLLSGYLSPTAGTIRLGGAEVRFRRPRDAEARGVVLIHQEINLADDLTVEANIFLGVEKHRGPFLQRREMRARAAELLAELKTPVDPRARVGALSVSQKQMVEIAKAVSRDVRVLLMDEPTDVLTGKETAVLFRLIRRLKAQGVTVVYITHKLAEVAEIADRVSVLRDGKLVTTAPAAALTQDEMASLMVGRELSDMYPPKRPPARAEVVFAAKDVSVPGWARGVTFELRRGEVLGFAGLVGAGRTELFEGILGLRPMTGTLTRNGRPLRIRSLRDAVAARVAYVSEDRKGKGLLTELPLRPNLTLLSLKRYAHPLLDPRREQEALTRAVRTFDIRAPSLFVKAGALSGGNQQKLVLAKVMETDPEILILDEPTRGIDIGTKRQIYFFIQQLLQEGRSCILISSELPELVGLAHRVVVMRSGVVTGTLAGEAVNENEIVRYATGLKRAPDAAPPDAAPRDRPSPKGRAA